One stretch of Armigeres subalbatus isolate Guangzhou_Male chromosome 2, GZ_Asu_2, whole genome shotgun sequence DNA includes these proteins:
- the LOC134214552 gene encoding EEF1A lysine methyltransferase 2, with amino-acid sequence MGDQIEELESSELGTKIYWEASYETEIRNYRDHGDVGEVWFDEDSQLRIIRWISQQEDRIQQDVSIIDLGCGNGMMLIELAREGFSNLTGVDYSPKAIELAQSIAKDQELDIAYKVVDLLDESEVAGLGKFNVVHDKGTYDAVSLHPDDSKRMRETYIKSVVQLLHDDGLFIVTSCNWTQKELVQSFRNQFDLHVVIPTPTFKFGGTVGNVVTSVVFVKNNK; translated from the exons ATGGGAGATCAAATCGAAGAATTGGAGAGCTCCGAGCTGGGCACCAAAATCTACTGGGAGGCAAGTTATGAAACGGAAATACGAAACTACCGGGACCACGGTGATGTGGGGGAAGTATGGTTCGACGAGGACAGTCAGCTTCGAATAATCAGATGGATCAGTCAGCAAGAAGACCGGATTCAACAGGACGTATCAATTATTGATTTGG GTTGCGGAAACGGAATGATGCTGATTGAGCTAGCCCGCGAAGGCTTTTCAAATCTAACAGGTGTAGATTATTCCCCGAAAGCGATAGAGTTGGCTCAGTCGATTGCTAAGGATCAGGAATTGGATATTGCTTACAAAGTAGTGGATCTCTTGGATGAGTCTGAGGTGGCGGGCTTGGGAAAATTCAACGTTGTCCACGATAAGGGAACGTATGACGCCGTTAGTCTGCATCCAGACGACTCCAAACGGATGAGAGAAACGTACATCAAAAGCGTGGTGCAGTTGCTGCATGACGACGGACTGTTCATTGTTACTTCCTGCAACTGGACGCAAAAGGAGTTGGTGCAAAGTTTCCGGAATCAGTTCGATTTGCATGTGGTCATACCTACTCCGACGTTCAAGTTTGGTGGCACAGTGGGGAATGTTGTTACTTCCGTTGTATTTGTtaagaataataaataa
- the LOC134209045 gene encoding uncharacterized protein LOC134209045 encodes MESKGQLYPRCEDTESDRSPEDYDNGSVGTTNKPSKRKSRKSITKKMLLEELSSMRLELDQLRNEKDVLMHTLTRSDSQTQIEPSRPNTAESFGAVGDTLLTSVNNMSLSTMNIPECIPSDGESDIDKKSFEYWKNILLASLNLIQANDEYTKMDVFKIKAGSKLLELFQGTKSSLGMPEETSQPFSNALARLDCYFGSRAYTLSQRSKLLNIVQRAEETSIQFVRRVASSAKLCGYDKEDDEMEAIARTVIKSATDKRVRTLAHRNWVRQGSLNDLIDLVRDHETELSNEEEFQKMRQPQRTISVAAISTDGGQRKQFQRNSTGRFYSSFRGKETSSRAPMRNQRPMANTCWRCASIYHGPGQCPCRDKICHNCKQLGHLARCCPSQNRGRIAPKRFADVDNEAPPRKIAAIKNEENDNDNLGECLALYI; translated from the exons ATGGAGAGCAAAGGTCAGCTCTACCCCCGTTGCGAGGACACTGAGTCTGATCGTAGTCCGGAAGATTACGACAATGGTTCAGTCGGTACGACGAACAAGCCATCCAAACG GAAATCAAGAAAAAGCATCACGAAAAAGATGCTTTTAGAGGAGTTATCCTCCATGCGACTAGAATTGGACCAATTACGGAACGAGAAAGATGTGCTGATGCACACTCTGACACGCTCGGACTCACAAACCCAAATTGAACCATCTCGCCCGAACACTGCTGAGTCTTTCGGTGCAGTAGGAGATACACTTCTGACAAGTGTTAACAACATGTCACTCAGTACGATGAACATACCAGAGTGCATTCCATCAGATGGGGAATCAGATATCGATAAAAAGAGCTTTGAATACTGGAAAAATATTCTCTTGGCGTCTTTGAACTTGATCCAGGCGAACGACGAGTATACGAAAATGGACGTATTTAAAATCAAAGCTGGGTCAAAGCTTTTGGAACTGTTCCAAGGAACAAAGTCTTCATTGGGTATGCCAGAGGAGACATCCCAACCATTTTCAAATGCACTCGCTCGATTGGATTGCTATTTCGGCTCGAGAGCCTACACGCTTTCACAGCGTAGTAAGCTATTGAATATTGTACAGCGGGCTGAAGAAACAAGCATTCAATTTGTTCGAAGAGTAGCTTCATCTGCTAAACTCTGTGGATACGATAAAGAGGACGACGAGATGGAAGCGATAGCAAGAACCGTGATCAAGAGTGCTACCGATAAGCGCGTACGTACTCTGGCACATCGTAATTGGGTAAGACAAGGCTCGTTGAATGATTTGATCGACTTGGTCCGGGATCATgaaacggaactatcaaatgaagaagaatttcagaagatgCGCCAACCACAAAGAACGATCTCGGTAGCTGCAATATCCACTGACGGTGGCCAACGTAAACAATTTCAACGAAACTCTACAGGAAGATTCTACAGTTCTTTCCGCGGAAAAGAAACATCTTCTCGAGCTCCGATGCGGAACCAACGTCCAATGGCAAACACATGTTGGCGTTGCGCGAGTATTTACCATGGCCCTGGACAATGCCCTTGCAGAGATAAGATTTGCCATAACTGCAAGCAACTGGGACATCTAGCTCGTTGCTGCCCTTCTCAAAACCGTGGAAGAATCGCCCCGAAACGATTCGCTGATGTGGACAACGAAGCTCCTCCTAGGAAAATTGCAGCCATTAAAAACGAAGAAAACGATAATGACaatctgggtg AATGTTTAGCACTTTACatttaa